GGCGGTGGTCTCCAGCTCGGTCACTATGCGGCGGCAGGCCGCCAGCAGGTCCTCGTCCTCGGTGACGTCCCCGCGTATGTTCACGCTCGCGGCGGCGGTCATGGACGAGTTGTCGGTGCGGTGGCGGCGCGGGGACGCCAGCTCGGCCCGAATCAAGGGGAGCGCGGGTGCCGCCGCCGGGCCCATCTCGGTGAGGCAGACGGCGATCCGCGGGCGGGCCATGGGGGTCGTGGTCCAGTGGTGGAGGAAGGCCGGCAGTGCCTCGGCGGGGTCGCCGGTCACCTTCCACAGCGCGACGGCCTCCTCGACGCCTCTGTCGCGGGCGCGCAGCTCGTCGGCCAGCGGCGTGGCCGCCGGGCCGAGGGAGCCGATCAGACGGAGGGCGAGACGGCTTTCGTACCGGCCGTCGCAGCCCAGGCCGGAGCGCAGTGCGGGAAGAACCGCCTTGGCGTCGCCGGTCACCGACCAGAGGGCCGCCGCGGTCTCCAGCCGGTCCGGCACCGGGGCGGTGGGGTCCGCGAGCAACTCCCTGAGCAGCGGCGCGGCTTCGGCCGCGGCCCGGCCGTACCGGGCCGTCGCCTTCAGCGCGTGTCGTCGGGTCGCCGGGTCGTCGTGGCTGTCCCGGAGCAGGGCGAGCACGAGGGGCAGGGACTCGGGAGGGGTGAGGACGCCGAGGCCGGCCAGCAGCCGGTGCAGGGTGTCGCCCCGGTCGTCCGGGCCGAGGGCGACGACGCGTTCATGGAGCACCGGGCCCAGCTCGGCGACCGCCTCCGGTCCGAACGCCTCCAGCCAGCGCACGATCTGCTCCGGGAGATCGAGCCGGCCGAGGATCGACGTCAGCGCGTTCACGATCCGCTCGTCGCCCTGGAGCGTGAGCACCTCGGCGGCCTTGCCGAGCGCCGTGGCGCTCCAGCCCAGGTCGGCGTCGGTCTCCTCGCGCCCGCTGTCCGCCCACCCCTCGATATAGGCGACCACCTCGTCGGCCACCATGCGCGCGATCGGGGCGAGACGGCGCAGCTCGTCCAACGCCGCTTTGTTCAGGCGTGGTTCGGGGTCGTCCAACTGCTCGGCGAGCGCGATCAACGGCTCGTCGTCCGGTACCCGCCAGCCCGTCATCAGGGCCCCCGCCATGCTGACGGCGGCCATGCGCTGTCCCCGGTCGGGGCTGCGCAACTGGCCGACGAGGAGGGCGTACCGCAGGTCCGTCCGGTCGCCGAGGGCGTGGTGCAGTTCGACGAGGAGATCGTCGGTCGCGTCGGCGTCCACGGCCGCCGCCTGGCTCGCCTTGAGCTCGCGAAGGTACGACACCATCGTGTCCGTGCGCGGACGGTCCCGCTCCGGCTCGGTCGCACGGGCACCGGACCCCTTCGCCTCGCAGGCCAGGCGCATCACGGCAAGGGCGATCGCGACCGTGTCCTCGGGCAGCGACTCCGGGGCGCAGTCGGCGAGTCGGGCGAGACCGGTCAGCCGGACCTCGGGCCCGGAGCGGTCGGAGAGCACCGACGCGCGCAGCAGCACCCCGGCCTCGGCGCCCAGCGACTCCGGGTGGCGGGCGCCCAGCCGGCCGATCGCCTCCACCAGAGCACACTGTGCCGTCGAGTCGTGCTCCACGGACAGCCGCTCACGCAGTACCCCGAAGGCCCGTGCCGGATCCGGGTGCACCCGGGACAGGGCGAGGGCCGCCGCCGCGCGTACCTCCGCTTCGGCGTCGGCGAGCAGACCGAGGAAGCCGTCCGCGCGCTCCCGCACCGCCGCCCAGGCGTCCAGGAACGGCTGGACGAACGCCGCGTCCTCCTCCTCGTCCTCGAAGAGACCACCGATCTCCGCCGGATCGGGCCGCTCCTCACCCCCGATGCTGCACAGCAGATGGACGAGCGCGGCCCGGTCGGCGAGACCGTCCAGCGCCGCCAGCTCGAAGAGGAACGGAACGCAGGCCACCGTGCTGTCGTACACATCCCCCTGGTGGTGCACCGCCCCGTACATCCCGTCGAGCGCGATGTCCCGCTCGGCCGGGTCGTCCGACGCCAGGCCTCGCAGCAGGCCGGGCACATCGGTCGCCGACTCGGTGTACGCATGCCCCATCGACGCCCAGTCGACGTCGTCGATCCCCGTGAGCACAAAGCCTCCCCGTCGCGCGGCAGTGGCGTACAGCAGCCACCGATCACAGCATGCCGTACGCCACCGACAACGGGCCGGGCCGAAGCGGACCCTGCGCTTCCGGAGAGGTTCCTCGCTGTTCCCTACAGTTCCTTGATCCGGATGTCCCGGTAGGAGACGACATCCGTCGTGCCGTGCACCTGGAGGCCGAGGTAGCCGGA
The sequence above is drawn from the Streptomyces griseiscabiei genome and encodes:
- a CDS encoding HEAT repeat domain-containing protein, which gives rise to MLTGIDDVDWASMGHAYTESATDVPGLLRGLASDDPAERDIALDGMYGAVHHQGDVYDSTVACVPFLFELAALDGLADRAALVHLLCSIGGEERPDPAEIGGLFEDEEEDAAFVQPFLDAWAAVRERADGFLGLLADAEAEVRAAAALALSRVHPDPARAFGVLRERLSVEHDSTAQCALVEAIGRLGARHPESLGAEAGVLLRASVLSDRSGPEVRLTGLARLADCAPESLPEDTVAIALAVMRLACEAKGSGARATEPERDRPRTDTMVSYLRELKASQAAAVDADATDDLLVELHHALGDRTDLRYALLVGQLRSPDRGQRMAAVSMAGALMTGWRVPDDEPLIALAEQLDDPEPRLNKAALDELRRLAPIARMVADEVVAYIEGWADSGREETDADLGWSATALGKAAEVLTLQGDERIVNALTSILGRLDLPEQIVRWLEAFGPEAVAELGPVLHERVVALGPDDRGDTLHRLLAGLGVLTPPESLPLVLALLRDSHDDPATRRHALKATARYGRAAAEAAPLLRELLADPTAPVPDRLETAAALWSVTGDAKAVLPALRSGLGCDGRYESRLALRLIGSLGPAATPLADELRARDRGVEEAVALWKVTGDPAEALPAFLHHWTTTPMARPRIAVCLTEMGPAAAPALPLIRAELASPRRHRTDNSSMTAAASVNIRGDVTEDEDLLAACRRIVTELETTAS